One part of the Candidatus Bathyarchaeota archaeon genome encodes these proteins:
- a CDS encoding Glu/Leu/Phe/Val dehydrogenase, translating to MSQPSTPLQVALSQLQLASEKLNLDTGLHSMLSHPKRAITVSMDIHLDDGSVGVFKGIRVQHWDARGPFKGGIRYAPNITLNDVTALAMLMTWKCAIADIPFGGAKGGVCVDTKQLSQPELERLTRRYISLIYEYIGPQRDIPAPDMYTDAQTMAWIMDTYSQLKGYRIPESVTGKPVEVGGSWGRNEATGRGVIHCVKQATANNGLKLKDAAVAIQGFGNVGYHAAEAAREIGCRVVAVSDSTGGIYCPQGLAPADVLAHKEKTGSVQGYGGCRGISNEELLELDCDILIPAALENQITAKNADRIRAKMVAEAANGPTTPEADRILHEKEVCLIPDILANSGGVTVSYFEWVQNLTREQWPLELVNQKLEAKMTKAFNDVEAVVAREESDMRTGALMLGVGRVANAIKTLGLWP from the coding sequence ATGTCACAACCCAGCACCCCCCTACAAGTCGCGCTCTCCCAGCTTCAACTTGCATCCGAAAAACTCAACTTAGACACGGGGCTGCATAGCATGCTTAGCCACCCCAAACGCGCCATAACCGTCAGCATGGACATCCACCTCGACGACGGCTCAGTAGGCGTCTTCAAAGGCATTCGGGTGCAACACTGGGACGCAAGGGGGCCCTTCAAAGGCGGCATACGCTACGCCCCCAACATCACCCTAAACGACGTAACCGCGTTGGCGATGCTTATGACTTGGAAATGCGCCATAGCCGACATCCCCTTCGGCGGCGCCAAAGGCGGCGTATGCGTGGACACCAAACAACTCAGCCAACCCGAACTGGAAAGGCTAACCCGCCGCTACATCAGTCTCATCTACGAGTACATTGGGCCCCAGCGGGACATCCCAGCGCCTGACATGTACACTGACGCGCAGACGATGGCGTGGATAATGGATACCTACAGCCAACTTAAAGGCTACCGCATCCCCGAATCCGTCACGGGCAAACCCGTCGAGGTCGGGGGCTCCTGGGGCAGAAATGAAGCCACCGGACGCGGCGTCATCCACTGCGTCAAGCAAGCCACCGCCAACAACGGCTTAAAACTCAAAGACGCCGCCGTGGCGATTCAGGGCTTTGGCAACGTGGGCTACCATGCAGCGGAGGCGGCGCGGGAAATCGGCTGCAGGGTGGTGGCGGTCAGCGACAGCACAGGCGGAATTTATTGCCCCCAGGGACTGGCGCCGGCCGATGTTTTGGCGCATAAAGAGAAAACCGGCAGCGTGCAGGGCTACGGCGGCTGCAGGGGCATCTCCAACGAGGAACTTTTGGAACTGGACTGCGACATCCTCATACCCGCGGCGCTGGAGAATCAGATTACCGCCAAAAACGCCGACAGAATCCGCGCCAAAATGGTTGCGGAAGCCGCCAACGGACCCACCACGCCCGAAGCCGACAGAATCCTGCATGAAAAAGAAGTCTGCCTCATCCCCGACATCCTTGCCAACAGCGGAGGCGTCACCGTCAGCTACTTTGAGTGGGTGCAGAACCTGACGCGGGAGCAGTGGCCGCTGGAGCTGGTTAACCAGAAGCTTGAAGCCAAAATGACCAAGGCCTTCAATGACGTGGAGGCGGTGGTGGCACGGGAGGAAAGCGATATGCGCACGGGCGCGTTGATGCTTGGCGTGGGCAGGGTAGCGAACGCGATAAAAACGCTGGGGCTGTGGCCATAG
- a CDS encoding glutamate synthase-related protein — MSERVQKNSSYLNGKSTVGTNTRVKDTSTISGMCPICIRDCPVLCEISLSAFRGREALYPEPSQFGTSTAGALKNFGLDWSHLSIQAGLFEAQGIEETSEAAIFPNANTEVVVGGMPLKLPILTGAFGSTEVARANWDALAIGAALSGVSVTIGENIAGMDVQSELTGGKVTHSPELKRRVESFRRFWDGKYGDVIIQTNVEDQRLGIDAYALSKLEVNIIERKWGQGAKAIGGEVRLKNIEKAILLKKRGYIVIPDPEDPVVQQAFKDGVFNTFERHSRVGIPKEAGFLEDIDWLRSSGAKKVFLKTGAYRPSAVAYTMKWASEAKIDALSFDGAGGGTGMSPVPMMDEMSIPTLYLQALVMQCAQILKKKGKYVPDLVMAGGFIEETSIFKTIALSNFGQGPLVKAVLMGRSPITAAMKASYYKQLAAEGKLPKSFTDKFGASPDKFFIALPELKAKYGKRTEEIPLESVGVYTYLTDRVGVGLKQLLAGNRKWNLGLLGRGDLMSLSTLATQVTGIPLAHEVENDAVKKILDF, encoded by the coding sequence ATGAGCGAAAGAGTGCAAAAAAACAGCTCCTACCTCAACGGAAAATCAACCGTTGGAACTAACACCCGAGTAAAAGACACAAGCACAATCAGCGGCATGTGCCCCATCTGCATCCGCGACTGCCCCGTGCTCTGTGAAATCAGCCTCTCAGCCTTCCGAGGAAGAGAAGCCCTCTACCCCGAACCCAGCCAATTCGGAACCAGCACCGCTGGCGCCCTCAAAAACTTCGGCTTAGACTGGTCCCACCTCAGCATCCAAGCCGGTCTCTTCGAAGCGCAGGGCATAGAGGAAACCTCCGAAGCCGCGATTTTCCCCAACGCCAACACCGAAGTCGTCGTCGGCGGCATGCCCCTTAAGCTGCCCATACTTACCGGCGCCTTCGGCTCCACCGAGGTGGCGCGTGCCAACTGGGATGCCTTAGCCATCGGCGCAGCGCTCTCCGGCGTCTCAGTAACCATCGGCGAAAACATCGCGGGCATGGATGTGCAGTCTGAGTTGACAGGCGGCAAAGTCACCCATTCCCCCGAGCTTAAACGCAGGGTTGAGTCCTTCCGAAGGTTCTGGGATGGCAAATACGGCGATGTTATCATCCAGACTAACGTGGAGGACCAGCGACTCGGCATCGACGCATATGCACTCTCCAAGCTTGAAGTTAACATCATCGAGCGTAAGTGGGGACAGGGCGCCAAAGCCATCGGCGGCGAAGTACGCCTCAAAAACATCGAAAAAGCCATCTTGCTCAAGAAACGCGGCTACATCGTTATCCCCGACCCCGAGGACCCCGTGGTGCAGCAGGCCTTCAAAGACGGCGTCTTTAACACTTTTGAACGCCACAGCCGAGTCGGCATCCCCAAAGAGGCAGGTTTCCTCGAGGACATCGACTGGCTACGCAGCAGTGGCGCCAAGAAGGTGTTCCTTAAAACAGGCGCATATAGACCCAGCGCAGTCGCCTACACAATGAAGTGGGCTTCCGAAGCAAAAATCGATGCGCTCAGCTTCGACGGTGCAGGCGGCGGAACCGGCATGAGCCCCGTGCCCATGATGGATGAAATGAGCATCCCCACCCTCTACCTGCAGGCACTCGTAATGCAGTGCGCCCAGATCCTAAAGAAGAAGGGCAAGTACGTTCCTGACTTGGTGATGGCAGGCGGCTTCATCGAGGAAACCAGCATATTCAAAACCATAGCGCTAAGCAACTTCGGTCAGGGCCCACTGGTCAAAGCAGTCCTTATGGGGCGCTCCCCGATCACCGCAGCCATGAAAGCCAGCTACTACAAGCAACTCGCAGCTGAAGGCAAACTGCCCAAGAGCTTCACTGACAAATTCGGCGCCTCCCCAGACAAATTCTTCATTGCGCTGCCAGAACTCAAAGCCAAATATGGCAAACGGACCGAGGAGATTCCGCTGGAAAGCGTGGGCGTCTACACTTACCTTACTGATCGTGTCGGTGTGGGGCTTAAGCAGTTGTTGGCGGGTAACCGTAAATGGAACCTTGGTTTGCTGGGCCGCGGGGACTTGATGAGCCTGAGTACGTTGGCGACTCAGGTAACTGGGATTCCGCTGGCGCATGAAGTTGAAAACGACGCAGTCAAGAAAATCCTTGACTTCTAA
- a CDS encoding replication factor C large subunit has translation MQRSNLLWVEKYRPRKIDDVVGNDEAKALFLEWLKNKRHTKKAVLLYGPAGVGKTTLVLAAAHEFNFNVIEMNASDTRSEKAINAVAKPATSYKALDSFSGEPDKPLGNVLFLDEVDGIAGNEDRGGVSAIIKIIEQSLIPVVMAANDPDIDKLRPLKKECLLVRFQQVRIPLIIALLQKICLLEHVQAEFEALERIAQNSRGDVRSAVNDLQSLTEENHALTLQDTMMLSSRSKDVSMDDTLRGYFASPSIAEASRLLSYSSVDYDDFLLSVSDNLPRRYSDANELAKAYDYVSRADLFRGRIGTENWHLLKYFYNSLAQAAAVNPASYKPFSFITPPIRIITLFWTKGKRTTLDVICSKIGEQCHVSVETAKHDFVPYIRAILQKKRSSPLAAWFKFTPEEVDFLVKLGRY, from the coding sequence ATGCAGCGGAGTAACCTGCTCTGGGTCGAGAAGTACCGCCCCAGAAAAATCGATGACGTAGTAGGCAACGACGAAGCTAAGGCGCTGTTTCTGGAGTGGCTTAAAAACAAGCGGCACACCAAAAAAGCCGTGTTGCTCTATGGACCCGCAGGCGTAGGCAAAACCACGCTGGTGCTGGCGGCTGCCCATGAATTTAACTTCAACGTCATCGAAATGAACGCCAGCGACACCCGCAGCGAGAAAGCCATAAACGCCGTCGCTAAACCCGCCACCTCCTACAAGGCGCTGGACAGCTTCTCCGGGGAACCAGACAAGCCCCTTGGCAACGTACTGTTTCTCGACGAGGTTGACGGCATAGCAGGCAACGAGGACCGCGGCGGAGTAAGCGCCATCATAAAAATCATCGAGCAATCCCTGATTCCGGTGGTTATGGCGGCAAACGACCCCGACATCGACAAGCTGCGTCCCCTAAAAAAAGAGTGTTTGCTGGTGCGTTTCCAGCAGGTCCGCATCCCTCTTATCATTGCGTTGCTCCAGAAAATCTGCCTCCTTGAACATGTGCAGGCGGAGTTTGAGGCGCTTGAACGCATCGCACAGAACAGCCGAGGCGACGTGCGCTCAGCCGTCAACGACCTGCAGAGCCTCACCGAAGAAAACCACGCCTTAACCCTGCAGGACACGATGATGCTGAGTAGCCGCAGCAAAGACGTAAGCATGGATGACACGCTTCGAGGCTACTTTGCCTCGCCCTCCATCGCGGAGGCTTCGCGGCTGCTAAGCTACTCAAGCGTTGACTACGATGACTTTTTGTTATCCGTCAGCGACAACCTGCCGCGCCGCTACAGCGACGCCAACGAGCTAGCAAAAGCCTACGATTACGTGTCGCGGGCGGACCTGTTTAGGGGCAGAATCGGAACCGAAAACTGGCATCTGCTCAAGTACTTCTACAACAGCCTCGCCCAAGCCGCAGCCGTTAACCCCGCCAGCTACAAACCCTTCAGCTTCATCACCCCGCCCATCCGCATCATCACCCTATTCTGGACCAAAGGCAAACGCACCACACTCGATGTCATATGCAGCAAAATCGGTGAACAATGCCACGTCTCCGTTGAAACCGCCAAACATGACTTTGTCCCCTACATCAGGGCGATTCTGCAGAAGAAACGCAGCAGCCCCCTTGCAGCGTGGTTCAAGTTTACACCCGAAGAAGTGGATTTCCTAGTTAAGCTGGGGAGGTACTAG